From Pseudomonas sp. FP2335, the proteins below share one genomic window:
- a CDS encoding response regulator transcription factor, with product MRLLLVEDNVPLADELLAGLQRQGYAVDWLADGRDAAYQGRSEPYDLIILDLGLPGLPGLEVLAQWRAAALSIPVLILTARDSWADRIEGLKAGADDYLSKPFHPEELYLRIQALLRRAHGHANQPTLQAAGLHLDEGRQCVLRDGAEIQLTAAEFRLLRYFMLHPEQILSKSHLAEHLYDGETERDSNVLEVHVNHLRRKLGRSVIETRRGQGYRFGASPA from the coding sequence ATGCGCCTGCTTCTGGTGGAAGACAACGTCCCGCTGGCCGACGAGTTACTGGCTGGCCTGCAGCGCCAGGGGTATGCCGTCGACTGGCTGGCTGATGGCCGCGACGCAGCGTATCAAGGCCGCAGCGAGCCCTATGACCTGATTATCCTCGACCTCGGTCTGCCTGGCCTGCCGGGGCTCGAGGTGCTGGCACAATGGCGTGCAGCCGCCTTGTCCATCCCGGTGCTGATCCTTACCGCCCGCGATTCCTGGGCCGATCGCATCGAAGGGCTCAAGGCCGGTGCCGACGACTACCTGAGCAAACCCTTTCACCCGGAAGAACTGTACTTGCGCATCCAGGCGCTGTTGCGCCGTGCCCACGGCCACGCCAACCAACCCACCTTGCAAGCCGCCGGCTTGCACCTGGATGAAGGGCGCCAGTGCGTGCTGCGCGATGGCGCGGAGATTCAACTGACCGCCGCCGAATTCCGCCTGCTGCGCTACTTCATGTTGCACCCCGAGCAGATCCTGTCGAAAAGCCACCTGGCCGAGCATCTCTATGACGGCGAAACCGAGCGCGACTCGAATGTGCTCGAAGTCCACGTCAACCACCTGCGCCGCAAGTTGGGCCGCAGCGTGATCGAAACCCGGCGCGGCCAGGGTTACCGCTTTGGCGCCAGCCCTGCATGA
- the queD gene encoding 6-carboxytetrahydropterin synthase QueD, with translation MEIFKEFTFESAHRLPHVPDGHKCGRLHGHSFKVAIHLSGDLDPHTGWIRDFSEIKAIFKPLYERLDHNYLNDIPGLENPTSEVLAKWIWNELKPLLPELSAIRIHETCTSGCIYRGE, from the coding sequence GTGGAAATCTTCAAAGAGTTTACCTTCGAATCCGCCCACCGCCTGCCGCACGTACCGGACGGCCACAAATGCGGGCGCCTGCACGGGCACTCGTTCAAGGTGGCGATCCACCTGAGCGGCGACCTGGACCCCCATACCGGCTGGATTCGCGACTTCTCGGAGATCAAGGCGATTTTCAAGCCGCTCTACGAACGCCTCGACCACAACTACCTCAACGACATCCCCGGCCTGGAAAACCCGACCAGCGAAGTGCTGGCCAAGTGGATCTGGAATGAACTCAAACCCCTGCTGCCGGAACTCAGTGCAATTCGCATCCACGAGACGTGCACCAGCGGGTGCATCTATCGCGGCGAATAA
- a CDS encoding Na+/H+ antiporter family protein has translation MNAVIAAVGTMLVLSLSRVHVVIAIIVGALVGGLTGGLGIDATLKAFNGGLGGGATVALSYALLGAFAVAIAKSGLAHALADKALMLVDRQEASGGSHVKWLLIGLLWVVAIASQNILPIHIAFIPLLVPPLLYVLTKLQLDRRLIACVMTFGLITPYMFLPVGFGNIFLNQILLANVAKSGVDISQVNVTHAMGLPALGMVVGLLVAVFVSYRKKRVYDLEKIERVEQVAVQYNPLTLLVAGLAIASAFIIQLWLDSMIIGALVGFLIFSVSGIVRWSDTDDLFTEGMKMMAMIGFIMIAASGFAEVLKATGDVRSLVQASAAFIGHSRGVGALLMLLVGLLVTMGIGSSFSTVPILAAIFVPLCVQLGFSPMAIVCIVGTAGALGDAGSPASDSTLGPTSGLNIDGQHHHIWDTVVPTFLHYNIPLLAFGWLAAMTL, from the coding sequence ATTAACGCAGTCATTGCCGCGGTCGGCACCATGCTGGTGCTCAGCCTGTCCCGCGTGCATGTGGTCATCGCCATCATCGTCGGCGCGCTGGTCGGTGGTCTCACCGGCGGGTTGGGCATCGACGCCACGCTCAAGGCCTTCAATGGCGGGTTGGGCGGCGGCGCCACCGTGGCGTTGTCCTACGCCTTGCTCGGCGCGTTCGCCGTGGCCATTGCCAAATCCGGTTTGGCCCACGCCTTGGCCGACAAGGCGCTGATGCTGGTGGACCGCCAGGAAGCCAGCGGCGGCAGCCACGTCAAATGGCTGCTGATCGGCCTGCTGTGGGTGGTGGCAATTGCTTCGCAGAACATCCTGCCGATTCACATCGCGTTTATCCCGTTGCTGGTGCCGCCGCTGCTGTACGTGCTGACCAAGCTGCAATTGGACCGCCGCCTGATCGCCTGTGTGATGACGTTCGGCCTGATCACGCCGTACATGTTCCTGCCGGTGGGTTTTGGCAACATCTTCCTCAACCAGATCCTGCTGGCCAACGTGGCCAAGAGCGGCGTGGACATCAGCCAGGTCAACGTCACCCACGCCATGGGCCTGCCTGCACTGGGCATGGTTGTAGGCCTGCTGGTGGCGGTGTTTGTCAGTTATCGCAAAAAGCGCGTGTACGACCTGGAGAAAATCGAACGGGTCGAACAAGTGGCGGTGCAGTACAACCCGCTGACCCTGCTGGTGGCCGGCCTGGCGATCGCCTCGGCGTTCATCATCCAGCTGTGGCTGGACTCGATGATCATCGGCGCGCTGGTGGGTTTCCTGATCTTTTCGGTGTCGGGCATCGTGCGCTGGAGCGACACCGACGACCTGTTCACCGAAGGCATGAAGATGATGGCGATGATCGGCTTCATCATGATCGCCGCCTCGGGCTTTGCCGAAGTGCTCAAGGCCACCGGCGATGTGCGCTCGCTGGTGCAAGCCTCGGCGGCGTTCATCGGCCATAGTCGTGGCGTCGGTGCGTTGTTGATGCTGTTGGTGGGGTTGTTGGTGACCATGGGCATCGGTTCGTCGTTCTCCACGGTGCCGATCCTGGCGGCGATTTTTGTGCCGTTGTGTGTGCAGTTGGGCTTCAGCCCGATGGCCATCGTCTGCATCGTCGGCACCGCTGGCGCGTTGGGCGATGCTGGTTCGCCAGCGTCGGACTCAACTCTGGGCCCGACCTCCGGCCTGAACATCGACGGCCAACACCACCACATCTGGGACACCGTGGTGCCGACCTTCCTGCACTACAACATTCCGCTGCTGGCCTTCGGCTGGTTGGCCGCAATGACCCTCTAA
- the codA gene encoding cytosine deaminase, with protein sequence MHIINARLRNREGLHDLHLEQGRIASITPQTTPPPLQADDLDAAGNLVIPPFVEPHIHLDATLTAGEPRWNMSGTLFEGIECWGERKASITFEDTKTRAKQTIQALAAHGIQHVRTHVDVTDPDLTALKAMLEVRAQSTHLIDLQIVAFPQEGIESYRNGRELMEEAIRLGADVVGGIPHFEYTRDQGVSSVKFLMDLAERSGCLVDVHCDETDDPHSRFLEVLAEEARSRGMGARVTASHTTAMGSYDNAYCAKLFRLLGHSGINFVSCPTESIHLQGRFDSFPKRRGVTRVNELLEAGMNVCFGQDSIVDPWYPLGNGNILRVLEAGLHICHMLGYSNLQSALDLVTDNSAKAMALGDRYGLEPGRPANLLVLSADSDYEVIRSQGLPLYSIRHGKVLMKRQPAQVEFLLS encoded by the coding sequence ATGCACATCATCAACGCCCGCCTGCGCAACCGTGAAGGCCTGCATGATCTGCACCTGGAACAGGGCCGGATTGCCAGCATCACCCCACAGACCACGCCACCGCCGTTGCAGGCCGACGACCTGGATGCCGCCGGCAACCTGGTGATCCCGCCCTTCGTCGAGCCGCACATCCACCTCGACGCCACCCTCACCGCCGGCGAACCGCGCTGGAACATGAGCGGCACGCTGTTCGAGGGCATCGAGTGCTGGGGCGAGCGCAAAGCCAGCATCACCTTTGAAGACACCAAGACCCGCGCCAAGCAAACCATCCAGGCCCTCGCCGCCCACGGCATCCAGCATGTGCGTACCCACGTCGACGTCACCGACCCGGACCTCACCGCGCTCAAGGCCATGCTCGAGGTACGCGCGCAAAGTACGCACCTGATCGACCTGCAAATCGTCGCGTTTCCCCAGGAAGGCATCGAGTCCTACCGCAACGGCCGCGAACTGATGGAAGAAGCCATCCGCCTGGGCGCCGATGTGGTTGGCGGCATCCCGCACTTTGAATACACCCGCGACCAGGGCGTGAGCTCGGTCAAATTCCTGATGGACCTGGCTGAGCGCAGCGGTTGCCTGGTGGACGTGCATTGCGACGAAACCGACGACCCGCACTCGCGTTTTCTCGAAGTGCTCGCCGAAGAGGCCCGCAGCCGTGGCATGGGTGCTCGCGTCACGGCTAGCCACACCACCGCCATGGGCTCCTACGACAACGCCTACTGCGCCAAGCTGTTTCGCTTGCTGGGGCACTCCGGGATCAACTTCGTCTCCTGTCCGACCGAGAGCATCCACTTGCAAGGCCGCTTCGACAGTTTCCCCAAACGCCGGGGCGTCACCCGCGTCAACGAGTTGCTCGAAGCCGGCATGAACGTGTGTTTCGGCCAGGACTCCATCGTCGACCCCTGGTATCCGCTGGGCAACGGCAACATCCTGCGCGTGCTGGAGGCCGGGTTGCATATCTGCCACATGCTCGGCTACAGCAACCTGCAAAGCGCCCTCGACCTGGTGACCGACAACAGCGCCAAGGCCATGGCCCTGGGCGACCGCTACGGCCTGGAGCCGGGTCGCCCGGCCAACCTGTTGGTGCTCTCGGCGGACAGCGACTATGAAGTGATTCGCAGCCAGGGACTGCCGCTGTATTCAATCCGCCACGGCAAGGTGTTGATGAAACGTCAGCCGGCGCAGGTGGAGTTTTTGCTCAGCTGA
- a CDS encoding PepSY domain-containing protein produces the protein MKVYRRAGSAVALALLVFCSSLTARDLDQDEALALRQQGVILPLEQLLQQAMARHPGSRLLEAELEKKHGQYAYEVELVTAAGVVREIKLDASTGVLIKDEED, from the coding sequence ATGAAGGTATATCGACGCGCCGGCAGTGCAGTTGCGCTGGCCCTGCTGGTTTTTTGCTCAAGCCTGACGGCCCGCGACCTGGATCAGGACGAAGCCTTGGCACTGCGCCAGCAAGGGGTGATCCTGCCGCTGGAGCAGTTGCTGCAACAAGCCATGGCGCGTCACCCCGGCTCACGTTTGCTGGAGGCCGAGCTTGAGAAAAAGCACGGCCAGTACGCCTATGAAGTGGAACTGGTCACCGCGGCGGGCGTGGTGCGCGAGATCAAGCTGGACGCCAGCACGGGTGTGCTGATCAAAGACGAGGAAGACTGA
- a CDS encoding patatin-like phospholipase family protein — protein sequence MTAIHIKFPALTLKAGKRAFTRIREQGLKPADVGILPGAAGGPKALGIQGMDLALFGDWLARAPRERALIGASIGSWRFASACLPDPVQGLLDLGRLYNEQRFAKGVTMAEVSQSCQRMLDDLLAGRDARVLDNPDYRLNIMVVKSHGLLADDHRGRLGLGLSSVIADNLRGRARLSRHFERLIIHDPRQAPPVHPLQDFPSRFLALELGNLRQALLASGSIPMVMQGVRDLPGAGAGTYRDGGLLDYHLDLPYHGDDIVLYPHFTDRVIPGWFDKGLPWRRSNPAGLQDVLLLAPSRDYLARLPHGKLPDRSDFKRFMGDDASRNKYWQTAMSESRRLGDEFLTLADNDQLGEHLHAL from the coding sequence ATGACAGCCATCCACATCAAGTTTCCCGCCCTGACCCTCAAGGCCGGTAAGCGGGCCTTTACGCGTATTCGTGAACAAGGCCTCAAGCCGGCCGACGTCGGCATCCTGCCTGGCGCAGCCGGTGGGCCCAAGGCGCTGGGTATCCAGGGCATGGACCTGGCGCTGTTTGGCGATTGGCTGGCGCGTGCGCCCCGCGAACGAGCGCTGATCGGCGCGTCGATCGGCTCCTGGCGGTTTGCCAGCGCCTGCCTGCCCGACCCGGTGCAAGGCCTGCTCGACCTCGGCCGCTTGTACAACGAGCAGCGTTTCGCCAAGGGCGTGACCATGGCCGAAGTCAGCCAGAGCTGCCAACGCATGCTCGACGACCTGCTGGCCGGACGCGATGCACGGGTGCTGGACAACCCGGACTACCGCCTGAACATCATGGTGGTCAAGAGCCACGGCCTGCTCGCCGATGACCACCGCGGGCGCCTCGGGCTGGGCCTGTCGTCGGTGATCGCCGATAACCTGCGCGGCCGTGCGCGGTTGTCGCGGCATTTCGAGCGGTTGATCATCCATGACCCGCGCCAGGCGCCACCCGTGCATCCACTGCAGGATTTCCCGTCGCGCTTCCTGGCCCTGGAACTCGGCAACCTGCGCCAGGCCCTGCTTGCCTCCGGCTCGATCCCCATGGTCATGCAAGGCGTGCGCGACCTGCCCGGTGCCGGCGCCGGCACCTACCGCGACGGCGGCCTGCTGGACTACCACCTCGACCTGCCCTACCACGGCGACGACATCGTGCTGTACCCGCACTTCACCGACCGGGTCATCCCCGGCTGGTTCGACAAAGGCCTGCCATGGCGGCGCAGCAACCCAGCCGGCTTGCAGGACGTGTTGCTGCTCGCCCCGTCCAGGGACTACCTGGCCCGCCTGCCCCACGGCAAGCTGCCGGACCGCAGCGACTTCAAGCGCTTCATGGGCGATGACGCGAGCCGCAACAAATACTGGCAAACCGCGATGAGCGAGAGCCGGCGGCTGGGGGATGAATTTCTGACACTGGCCGATAACGACCAATTGGGCGAGCACCTGCACGCCCTTTGA
- a CDS encoding PepSY domain-containing protein, which produces MKRLTVLVAAITAVVAAQAGAVDPDKTLKLPGTVTIVAFDQLEATALALHPGSTVLDTDLDEEYGRYLYQVELQDPNGIEWDVELDALTGHVLKNHQET; this is translated from the coding sequence ATGAAGCGCCTCACAGTGCTGGTCGCCGCTATCACCGCCGTCGTGGCGGCACAGGCGGGTGCAGTGGACCCCGACAAAACGCTGAAATTGCCCGGCACTGTTACTATTGTCGCCTTCGACCAGTTGGAGGCCACGGCCTTGGCGCTGCATCCCGGTTCAACCGTGCTCGACACCGACCTGGACGAGGAATACGGCAGGTACCTCTACCAGGTCGAGCTGCAAGACCCCAACGGCATTGAATGGGACGTTGAATTGGACGCGCTGACCGGGCATGTCCTCAAGAATCATCAGGAAACGTAA
- a CDS encoding AI-2E family transporter — protein MNQTNLQFKTLLLLLGLVTIAFIWILLPFYGAVFWAVILGIIFAPMQRRLQQRFGWNRNLTSLSTLTVCLVIAILPVIITSALLVQEGATLYKNIESGKLDVAGYIEQFKNFLPPYFQHLLDRFGMGNLEGLREKIVKSAMQGSQFFASQAFSFGQGTFDFLVSFFIMLYLLFFLLRDGPDLVRKVRTAVPLAEPQKRRLQLKFNRVVRATVKGNVLVAVTQGALGGLIFWFLDIPSALLWAVLMAFLSLLPAVGAGIVWGPVAAYFLLSGSIWQGVVLALFGVFVIGLVDNVLRPILVGKDTKMPDYLILISTLGGLSVFGLNGFVIGPLVAALFMSSWALFVESKPRVKLPLP, from the coding sequence ATGAATCAAACCAACCTGCAATTCAAGACCTTGCTGCTACTGCTGGGCCTGGTGACCATCGCGTTTATCTGGATCTTGCTGCCGTTCTACGGCGCGGTGTTCTGGGCAGTGATCCTCGGCATCATCTTTGCGCCGATGCAGCGCCGTCTGCAGCAGCGCTTTGGCTGGAACCGCAATCTGACGTCCCTGAGTACCTTGACGGTGTGCCTGGTGATCGCGATCTTGCCGGTGATCATCACCAGTGCCTTGCTGGTGCAAGAGGGGGCGACGCTCTATAAAAACATCGAAAGCGGCAAACTGGACGTGGCCGGGTATATCGAGCAGTTCAAGAACTTCCTGCCGCCGTACTTCCAGCACCTGCTGGACCGCTTCGGCATGGGCAACCTGGAAGGGCTGCGCGAGAAGATCGTCAAGAGCGCGATGCAGGGCAGTCAGTTTTTTGCGTCCCAGGCGTTCAGCTTTGGCCAGGGCACGTTTGATTTCCTGGTGAGCTTTTTCATCATGCTGTATCTGCTGTTTTTCCTGTTGCGCGACGGCCCTGATTTGGTGCGCAAAGTGCGCACGGCGGTGCCGTTGGCCGAGCCACAGAAGCGTCGGTTGCAGCTCAAGTTCAATCGGGTGGTGCGTGCCACGGTCAAGGGCAACGTGTTGGTGGCCGTGACCCAAGGTGCGCTGGGCGGGTTGATCTTCTGGTTCCTGGACATTCCCAGCGCTTTGCTCTGGGCGGTGCTGATGGCGTTTCTGTCGCTGTTGCCAGCGGTGGGCGCGGGGATTGTGTGGGGACCGGTGGCCGCCTACTTCCTGTTGAGCGGTTCGATCTGGCAGGGGGTGGTGCTGGCCTTGTTCGGGGTGTTTGTGATCGGGCTGGTGGACAACGTGCTGCGGCCGATCCTGGTGGGCAAGGACACCAAGATGCCGGATTACTTGATCCTGATTTCCACCTTGGGCGGGCTGTCGGTGTTTGGCCTGAACGGCTTTGTGATCGGGCCGCTGGTGGCGGCGTTGTTCATGTCCAGCTGGGCGCTGTTTGTGGAGAGCAAGCCGCGGGTCAAATTGCCATTGCCGTGA
- the yegQ gene encoding tRNA 5-hydroxyuridine modification protein YegQ, with translation MPPVIAPELLAPAGTLKNMRYAFAYGADAVYAGQPRYSLRVRNNEFDHANLALGIDEAHALGKRFYVVVNIAPHNAKLKTFLKDLAPVIAMGPDALIMSDPGLIMLVRRHFPQMPIHLSVQANTVNWASVEFWQQQGICRVILSRELSLEEIGEIRQQVPAMELEVFVHGALCMAYSGRCLLSGYMNKRDANQGTCTNACRWKYQATPAVENTTGDIVQQFQPTLGIGAPTDQVFLLQEANRPDEQMPAFEDEHGTYIMNAKDLRAVQHVERLTHMGVHSLKIEGRTKSHFYCARTTQVYRRAIDDAVAGREFDRNLMTDLESLAQRGYTEGFLRRHVHDEYQNYQNGSSVSERQQFVGEFTGERRGELAEVKVKNRFAVGNHLELMTPAGNFHFDLEMMHNAKGEAVEVAPGDGHTVYVPVPAQMDLRFGLLMRDV, from the coding sequence ATGCCCCCTGTTATCGCCCCCGAATTGCTCGCCCCTGCCGGCACCCTGAAGAACATGCGCTACGCCTTCGCCTACGGGGCCGATGCGGTCTACGCCGGCCAGCCGCGCTACAGCCTGCGGGTGCGCAACAACGAGTTCGACCATGCCAACCTGGCCCTCGGCATCGACGAAGCCCATGCGCTGGGCAAGCGCTTCTACGTGGTGGTCAACATCGCACCGCACAACGCCAAGCTGAAGACCTTCCTCAAGGACTTGGCCCCCGTGATCGCCATGGGCCCGGACGCGCTGATCATGTCCGATCCCGGGCTGATCATGCTGGTGCGCCGACATTTCCCACAGATGCCGATCCACCTGTCGGTGCAGGCCAATACGGTGAACTGGGCCAGCGTGGAGTTCTGGCAACAACAAGGGATCTGCCGGGTGATCCTGTCGCGGGAATTGTCCCTGGAAGAGATCGGCGAAATCCGCCAACAGGTGCCAGCCATGGAGCTGGAAGTGTTTGTGCACGGGGCGTTGTGCATGGCCTATTCCGGGCGCTGCCTGCTCTCTGGCTATATGAACAAGCGCGACGCCAACCAAGGCACCTGCACCAATGCCTGCCGCTGGAAATACCAGGCCACGCCGGCGGTGGAAAACACCACGGGGGACATCGTCCAGCAATTCCAGCCGACCCTGGGGATCGGCGCACCGACCGACCAGGTGTTCCTGCTCCAGGAAGCCAACCGTCCCGACGAGCAGATGCCCGCCTTTGAAGACGAGCACGGCACCTACATCATGAACGCCAAGGACCTGCGCGCGGTGCAGCACGTGGAGCGCCTGACCCACATGGGCGTGCACTCGCTGAAAATCGAAGGCCGTACCAAGTCCCACTTCTACTGCGCACGCACCACCCAGGTGTACCGCCGGGCGATAGACGACGCGGTGGCCGGGCGTGAATTTGACCGCAACCTGATGACCGACCTGGAGTCCCTGGCGCAACGCGGCTACACCGAAGGCTTCCTGCGTCGGCATGTGCACGACGAATACCAGAATTACCAGAACGGCAGTTCAGTTTCGGAGCGCCAGCAGTTTGTCGGGGAATTCACCGGCGAGCGTCGGGGCGAGCTGGCCGAGGTGAAGGTGAAGAACCGTTTTGCCGTAGGCAATCATTTGGAATTGATGACGCCTGCGGGCAATTTCCACTTCGACCTGGAGATGATGCACAACGCCAAAGGCGAAGCCGTCGAGGTGGCGCCGGGGGACGGGCACACGGTGTATGTGCCGGTCCCGGCGCAGATGGATCTGCGTTTTGGTCTGTTGATGCGCGATGTCTGA
- a CDS encoding sensor histidine kinase has translation MRSIQRRLSLGLVSVMVIVGIALAQTSLWLFEAGLQRYLESGLRNDSESLLVALVRGPDGLELHEKRVSPAYQRPFSGHYFRIDFADKHWRSRSLWDQDLPHLPEAGLKGNLQLGPEGQQLLVLREDYKRFGQSISISVAQDYTPVRESFRLMRQIGLVLGLAALLLVLILQRVTVRRALRPLETARNQIAQLQQGQRSQLDTQVPQELEPLVAQINHLLAHTEDSLKRSRNALGNLGHALKTPLAVLLSAASSEALKDHPELGKLLREQLEQVQQRLNRELNRARLAGETLPGALFDCDQELPNLLATLTMIHGDHLDLSYHAAPGLHLPWDRADLLELLGNLLDNACKWADADVRLTVSETERCYLLVVEDDGPGIPEAQRDQVFSRGTRLDEQIDGHGLGLGIVRDIVEVWGGMLQLQESELGGLKALIELPKRQG, from the coding sequence ATGAGGTCGATCCAGCGGCGCCTGAGCCTGGGGTTGGTCAGTGTGATGGTGATCGTCGGCATCGCGTTGGCGCAAACCAGTCTGTGGCTGTTCGAAGCGGGTCTGCAGCGCTATCTGGAATCGGGGCTGCGTAACGACAGTGAAAGCCTGCTGGTCGCGCTGGTGCGTGGCCCGGACGGTTTGGAGTTGCATGAGAAGCGCGTGTCGCCGGCCTATCAGCGGCCGTTTTCCGGGCACTATTTCCGCATTGATTTTGCCGACAAACACTGGCGCTCGCGCTCTTTGTGGGACCAGGACCTGCCGCACCTGCCCGAGGCCGGGCTCAAGGGCAACCTGCAACTGGGACCGGAAGGCCAGCAACTGCTGGTGCTGCGTGAGGACTACAAGCGCTTCGGCCAGTCGATTTCCATCAGCGTGGCCCAGGACTACACGCCGGTGCGCGAAAGCTTTCGCCTGATGCGTCAGATCGGTCTGGTACTGGGCCTGGCCGCCTTGCTGTTGGTGCTGATCCTGCAACGGGTCACGGTGCGTCGCGCCTTACGCCCGCTGGAAACCGCGCGCAACCAGATCGCCCAGTTGCAACAGGGCCAGCGCTCGCAGCTCGACACCCAGGTGCCACAGGAGCTGGAGCCGCTGGTGGCGCAGATCAACCACTTGCTGGCGCACACCGAGGACAGTCTCAAACGTTCGCGCAATGCCCTGGGCAACCTTGGCCATGCCCTGAAAACCCCGCTGGCGGTGTTGCTGAGTGCGGCTTCCAGCGAGGCGCTCAAGGATCACCCTGAACTCGGCAAACTCCTGCGCGAGCAGTTGGAACAGGTGCAGCAGCGCCTCAACCGCGAACTCAATCGTGCGCGCCTGGCCGGTGAAACCCTGCCTGGCGCTTTGTTCGACTGTGATCAGGAATTGCCGAACCTGCTGGCCACCTTGACCATGATCCACGGCGACCACCTGGACCTGAGCTACCACGCAGCGCCCGGCCTGCACCTGCCGTGGGACCGTGCCGACTTGCTGGAGCTGTTGGGCAACCTGCTGGACAACGCCTGCAAATGGGCAGATGCCGATGTGCGTTTGACCGTCAGCGAAACCGAGCGCTGTTACTTGCTGGTAGTGGAAGACGACGGCCCCGGCATTCCCGAAGCCCAGCGCGACCAAGTGTTCAGCCGTGGCACGCGCCTGGACGAACAAATTGATGGGCATGGCCTTGGGTTGGGGATCGTGCGGGATATCGTCGAGGTATGGGGCGGGATGTTGCAGTTGCAGGAAAGCGAGTTGGGCGGTCTGAAGGCTTTGATCGAATTGCCCAAGCGGCAGGGCTGA
- a CDS encoding diaminopimelate epimerase: MTQFYDARGNIYGVVSPAALRRQGIAVPDTAVVAAHHRQTWAPAAVAAECGWGSTPRPPQAKAHRCDGLLVGPFQAAPPFDLLIVNTDGTLAERSGNGLTIFAQALTDQGMMTEASELRVHHDQPAGASPLSTWVEPAVYAQVSGFWLALGQPAFGPSAVGATGVGAAEPSHVSALAAINPQWAHSQFVRVGNPHCVTLVEHPSALPDNAQMQQPGLFEALQAIAFAPPVGRGQPCAAGVNLQWAARDSANRVLARVFERGEGPTASSGTSASAVACAAWRAGWVAAGEVAVVMPGGTAPVRLQVQAETLRSVSLFGTARRQIS, encoded by the coding sequence ATGACTCAGTTCTACGATGCGCGGGGCAATATTTATGGGGTGGTCAGCCCGGCTGCCTTGCGCCGCCAGGGGATAGCGGTTCCCGACACTGCCGTCGTGGCGGCGCATCACCGCCAGACCTGGGCGCCGGCGGCGGTCGCGGCCGAATGCGGCTGGGGATCAACCCCACGCCCGCCGCAGGCCAAGGCCCACCGCTGCGATGGCCTGTTGGTGGGGCCGTTCCAGGCTGCGCCGCCGTTTGACCTGTTGATCGTCAACACCGACGGCACCCTGGCCGAGCGTAGCGGCAACGGGCTGACCATCTTTGCCCAGGCCCTGACAGACCAAGGCATGATGACCGAGGCCAGCGAGTTACGTGTGCATCACGATCAACCGGCTGGCGCCTCGCCGTTGAGTACCTGGGTGGAACCGGCGGTGTATGCCCAGGTGAGCGGGTTCTGGCTCGCATTGGGCCAGCCGGCGTTCGGGCCGTCGGCCGTGGGTGCGACGGGCGTCGGCGCTGCTGAACCCAGCCACGTGAGCGCACTGGCGGCGATCAACCCGCAGTGGGCGCACAGTCAGTTTGTGCGGGTGGGCAACCCCCATTGCGTGACGCTGGTCGAACACCCTTCGGCGTTGCCCGACAACGCACAGATGCAGCAGCCCGGGTTGTTTGAAGCGCTGCAGGCAATTGCCTTTGCGCCGCCGGTTGGCCGCGGCCAGCCCTGTGCGGCCGGAGTCAATTTGCAATGGGCTGCGCGGGACAGCGCCAACCGTGTGCTCGCGCGGGTGTTTGAACGTGGAGAAGGCCCTACGGCGTCGTCCGGCACCAGCGCCAGCGCAGTGGCCTGCGCGGCGTGGCGGGCGGGTTGGGTCGCGGCGGGGGAGGTCGCGGTGGTGATGCCGGGCGGTACGGCGCCGGTGCGCTTGCAGGTGCAGGCCGAGACGCTGCGCAGTGTCAGCTTGTTCGGCACCGCCCGGCGGCAAATCAGCTGA